The Rhodamnia argentea isolate NSW1041297 chromosome 7, ASM2092103v1, whole genome shotgun sequence genome contains the following window.
TGCGGGCACGGACAAATTCACAAGTATAGACACTCTGATTTATGTTCTGTTTTTGCATTCAGATTTTGCAAAATACACCCATCGAACGAAACTGATCATGACAAGCAGCAAAATTGCAACAGAACATGCAAAAACACGAAACAAGGATGAAAAAGAGGGCGAGACGTGAAACGcgagagagggaaaaagggCAAGGCGTGAGAGTCTGAGAGAGGCGAAGAAGAGGTCTAGGAAAGAAGGGAAATATTATGGTTAcatttaaaaaactaaaaaaaaaaaaaattaaaatctaccGGTCCAGTCCTATAACCGTGAAACCGAAACCGGGACCACAACCATATAGAACCGAAAACCGGACCACGGGTTCAAACAGTTCCCGATTCAATTAGTCCAACTTGCTCACCCTCAATAGAAgtattcaaattttattttttaacacaTGAGATAAAATAATATTATGTAATCATGCATTTGTCTATGCATTATAAGAATATGTAATTCagaatatttgaagaaaaaaatgattgaaatcctccaatatatcaatttaaaaagtAAGTTGAAATAACTGCATGTTAAATTATTGTGAACCATAAACAAATCATGGCGGTTATTGCAAGATAATGCACGAACATCATCCGAGGACATATCGTGCTGGTTTCCGCACGAGAAAACCTATCAATCCCATGCGGTCTGCTTGCTATGACAAATTGCTTTCCTATcgtcgagttttttttttttattttttggtaggAGCGAAGCATGTACAAAGATATATAGATACAGATACTATACGCACACATCTGTACACATGAACGTTCAGCCAGAAGCCGACATTGACGACGTGGGACAGCGTCTGGGGGTGGTGAAATCATCGACTCCGCTGTCAACCAGAAAGGAGGGGGGCAACCACCGCCTATGGCAGGCCACCCTAGACGCTCTCCGGAGGTAAAGCCTCCTTCACACTAGTCAGAGAAAGCCTAAGAAGACCGCCCTTGTTTTTAGACAAAACCCTGGTCGATATAGTTTGTTTTCAGACACACGAGCCATTCTGCAATTATAAGAACTTATAAACTGCAAAGATCATCAAAATTCACATTTTCTTCAAATCGGTCAAAAAATGTTGAAGATCTTCCAGCTTTGCACTGCAGAGGCCTGCAAGGCAACGGTCACCGCCATTATAACACCAACCATTTTCAGTTATAAAACATTAATATGCCAACTATAGCCAAtgagtgtatatatatatatctctttaAAAGTGTGGAATTAGCAAAGCGTCATTACCAGTACTACGATCTACCATAGAGAGATTGTTCTTTTGATGGTCTAAtctcattttcttgaagtgctCTGTCTCGTCCATCCTTCTGGTCTTGAACTTTGCTATTTTACACCGCAGTTCATCTGCAGTTCTCATCATATCTACAAAACAATTGGTCAGCAGACCATTGTCAGAAAAACTTGATTAAATTCATCATTCATTGAGACCCATGTCTATGAACTTGAATACTATCTCCTCTGTTCAGTTACGCCGAATCATTGTCAAAGTGAAACTTTTGTCAATAGTATAACAAGCCAAGAAATACAAAAACAAACTAAACTGACACTGTCACAAAGGCAACGACCAAATGGAACTAAAGTTAGAAATGAGCTTCATTTTCCCTTATAAAACGAGTTGTAAGTGGCTGCTAAACAGCACAGAAGCAAGCACTCAAATGTCACGCTAATTTATCACTAACTAGTGGAAAAAAAATCGAGCATCAAAGAAACTTCAACAATTCCAGCGTCCACCCCCCTTTCAGGGGATGCAGATCAGCACAGGTGAAAAACTGAAGTAAGTATTGGCACATCCTAAGATGGTGATTGGCTTCCATTTGAATATAAGATCAAGTACCAGGATGAGCTAAAAATAGTTGAAATGTACACACAAAAGTCTAGTGATGCCATGCttatccaaaagaaaatgtcaACAGCTGCTATGTGAATGGAGCAGTTTAATTGTCAACGTGTTAAAAGAAAGATGAGAGAATTAAACCCACCCACACGCTAGATATCAAACCCCAGAACTCCAATATAAAGGTGAAGACAAGTGTTGACCACGGATATTACCTTGGAATGTGTCGCGCAGAGAGCTTTGACTGGTGGATTCCAGTGCTTCAGTAACAACCTTAGAAAACTGGTCGGTTGAGACAGTCTGCCTTTCGAGTACTTGTAGTTCTTGATTCAGCTCAGCAGACTCCTTTATAACCTGTGTAATCTACCTCAGTAAATAAACTCAGAAATCCAATGGAAGGCATTCAATCATGGCAATAATAAAGTTACCGCAACTAGTCTGTTTCTCAATGAGTCCAACTGCTCTTGAAGCTTGAGATCAACAATTGGATCGTGAGACGAAGGAATGTCAGCAGCAGAGGTGTTCTAGACaaatgataaaaggaaaaaagattacCACACTATGATAAGCCTGATAACAGAAAAGTATTCCCCCGTTCCATGAATGGAAGGTGCAAGAATCATCAATAAAACCTTTCATCAGAGTCCAATAAATAAAGACTGTTCATCCACTGCCAGGTCTTTTGATGTCACAATTACTCGCCTCATCCAATTACACTTTTCAGCAGATAAAATTTGAAGATGGCCATGCAATAATGAGATTATGGCATTCAAACTTCTCCAAATCTGACAGAACAAATTGCAATCCAAAGGCAGTCTAGCAACATATAAGAGGGGCACTATTAGCCCTTTCTTTTGGTACATGAAGCCTGGGTCCTATCAAACAATATCGAAATATCCAATCATTTCACTATTAAATACTGACAAGAAAAGTAGAGTCGGGCAAATCATTATTCCAAAAAAGTCACAAGTGGTAAAATCATTCTTTTACAACAACTACTAAGTAACAATTTGCAGGTTTACATAGCATAAATGTCTTAAGAGAAAACGTACATCTTTGGGAAAAGATAATCCTTGGGGAATGCTAAAACAGTGGCGGAGGCAATACTTCTCCCACATACCAAGATGCTTATCCAGAACTGATTGAATCATATTGTGTAAGTAGGCAACACCCTGCATAGAAAGACAGTGTACTAGCAAATATAAGCAGTTAAGACATACCTAGAAGAATTGTCATCACACAACAAAAAGGAGCATTGTCGATTCTAAATTTAAATGCAGAAATTTAACACCATGGCCCGCAACATCTAATAAGGGCAACAGTAAAAAACAATAATGGTCAAACAAGAAGCGTTTAACCATTTTCTCAAATGGTCATATCAGAAAACGTATCTAAAACAGTCCAGCCAGTGTCCAAGATGGAAACTAAGAAAATTCATGCCCGCAACGTAATAAAAGGATTGGAATGAGGTCTACCCAGGAGATCTTTGACCTCCCCAAAGTTCGCAAGTTTCATGgttcaaaggaaaaaatgatcatgacaTAGAAAAATGAATCATTTAACTAAACGCATGTTTGCTCTTTGTTTCCTCCTTTACTCCTGACTCGCCATAGAGAACTGAGGCTTACAACTAGATGGAAGGAGGAAAGGATACATCCGGTCAAGCTTAGACTCACAATCGCGCAGCTTGCATCAGCAGCATACATAATTTAACGTGTTCTGCTCAGCTAAGAAATCTAGATTTTTGTGAGCTATCCAGGTAGGTAGCTAGTTGAGTTCTGATAAACAGATACTTGAGTCGCTAATCTGAGGACAGAACCTAAGACGTGTCTCTTCCTCCTGAATGAGAAAACTAAGTTTCTCCAGGCCTTCTCCAAATTCTATATTTGATTTTCGCAGCCTATCACAAATATGCCAAGAAATACAATAACCCCTCCGTCGCCCCACTTTCACTCCTCTAAAGACAAACCAAACAAATCAAGCACCATGTAAAGCAACAAATAAGAGTCGCACATCCAGCAAAATCGAGCCAAATACGAAACCGATTGAACGGAACATCAAAAGAGTTACACCTTGCCCAGATCTTGGGCCCTGTCCGAGCCCTCGGTTCTCAAAAGATTTGATGCTTGTCTGCGGAACAACGAGCACAGCATTAATAGAACACACAAAAAATTAGATGCCATATTTCAGTGTAGATTCGTCATGTATGCGCGTATGTCTGCAGTgtagacacagagagagagagagagagagagcaatgatTACTGGTGATAAAAGAGGAGAGCTTCGTCGAGCAAATCGTCGACGCTGTTGAGGACTTCATTGATGAAAAGCTGGGGCTTGAGATTCAGCGATTCGAACATCGTCTCGCTCTCGCTTCCTTCCATTTCGCACGAAACCCTAAATTTGAACCACCACAActctacagagagagagagagagagagagagagagagagagagagtaggtctttgaaaattttcccgcCTAGAAGGTCGAAGAAGGGGCTCTtcggagagggagggagatggTGGATCGGGTTCTTCTTTTGACGGGGCCGTCTGATCGGGTCGGATCATGAAAGAGGAATGTAAAGCAACGTGGGCTTTTTAGCTTTGAACATGTTGGGCCCACCCCACGGCCCACGTTGGATTAtgaagtttctttttctctttcgtaATTTCGTGAATTTTGAAATCTCCAAcctctcctctcttttcttcaTAAATTTAAACGGCACTAATCATAAGAtagataaatagataaataaacgATGGGGAGGGGCTAAGGTTCGTGGCAACCCTTTTTAGAACGTTACTATTAGAATTTCTCACCCGTTAAAAAATGTTCGAAGTATGAACCGTAATTAATCTGGACAAAGTCTTAACTTTAGAGAGATCTTGAAAATCGAGACTTCGAAAAGGGCGAGCTCATCAATATAACATCTCGGATCACACAAGAGTCAAGTTCACGATCCTATTATACTTTGAAACCCATGGCCTCAACGAGAGATGATTAGGTGTCTCGTCTCTTTAGCTCTTGCGCGAGTATCCgatcaaatgttttttttttttttttgttcgaaaaaggaaaaactacaCAAAACTAATAATATAGATACAAGACGAATGACAATAAGTGCAGACCTCATTTTGCTCCTAAACCCCATCcaagggaaagaaaatcatGTGGCATGCAATGGATTGGCTATGACAACCTTGTAATCATTTATAAAATTGCATCATTGTTCCTAAATTTGCGACGGAGGTTTAAACCATTCAATTGATCCAACCAACTCATGAATCTCTACTAGAAAATATAACGGAATTGAAAACATATATTAAAAACTACAATCCAAAGCCAAATTTCAATACTGTTTTAAGACAAATTTCAATACTGTGTTATCAcatgaatttgtttttttttttttttttgtgttggaaGGAAAGTTTTCATTTCAATTAAAACAAAAGTACACAACTtcaatgcaaataaaaaaaaaacaactaaatctgaaagataaatcGACACCCCGTGAGGCTGTTTTCCAAAGCGCATCAAAATAATTGAAAGATCAAACTATCAACATCATTGATGAGGACACGCTAAGTTTTCCCTCTTTTGCCATGTGAACTTGTTTGCATATTCCAAAAAAAGGGAGAACTAACCATATCAATCCAAagaattaaaatttgattgcatgCTCTACGTACGATTTAGTATTGCCATGTTGTCTTTTCCTAAgtgatattttaaaaattggtaTTCTTTCGCAACATTTCTTATATCACTATCGAAAACTCATCAAATCATGCCACGTGGAATCAAAATGAACATGCGCACAACATATTTAGGGGTTTCCCCGAACGGGAAGGTGGGAAAAACCAACGACATCTTTCTAGGAGCGCACAAAAATGTACAATAGCGGTTACGAATCCAGAAGTGAAAACAATCTCTTCGTAGCTGTCTCTTTCCATTCTCTCTTCCCCCCTAGAAAGAAACCAACGTTAAAGTTTAAACCATCCTCCGTTTCACAAACCCTCAAATCCCGCCTCGAATTCTTGCATTGGAAACACAAAGAGACACCCACACCCCTAcgcccaggaaaaaaaaaagaaaggaagaagctcTCGCCTGATTCGGCCCCGAACACGACATGGCTCGCATCAGCAACACCATCGTCACGATATTAAACGTTCTGTCCGCCGTCCTGGCGCTCGTCGCCGTCGGCACGTCGGCCAGGTTGATGGTGCACAGCAGCACGGAATGCCAGAAGTCCCTGCAGGGCCCTCTCCTGATATCGGGCGTCGTCCTGCTGGTCATCTCCTTGATCGGACTCATCGGGTCGTGCGGGCGAAACAATTTCTTCCTGTACACTTACTTGACCCTGTTGTTCCTGTCCATCCTCGCGCTCATCGCCTTCACGGTGTTCGCGTTCCTCGTGACAAACGAGAGCGCAGGGAAGGCGGTCTCGGGGCAAGGGTTCAAGGAGTACCGGCTGGGGGACTACTCGCATTGGATGCAGGATCATCTGGTGAATGGGGAGAAATGGAACGAGATTCGAAGCTGCTTGGTCGATTCCAACCTTTGTGGGAGGCTCGGCGAAGACGTTCATCAGACAGAGGCGGATTTTTATAAGCAGAAGTTGTCAGCCATACAGGTACTCCCGATTGTGAAATTATTCTTTTGTTGCTAAACTTGAAGTGTAATTTGAATGCATGCATGTATCTGTACATGCGCAAGGGCAAATGAATTTCACATTAATTTAGGTTTCGCTTGTTTTCAGTCTGGTTGCTGCAAGCCACCAAGTTATTGTGGTTTCGAATTCAAGAATGCGACCTATTGGACGGTTCCGAAGTCAGGCCCGGCAGCGCCCGATACCGATTGTCTAGCATGGAGCAACCACCAGGAAACCTTGTGCTACGACTGCAAATCAT
Protein-coding sequences here:
- the LOC115734968 gene encoding protein MIS12 homolog; translated protein: MEGSESETMFESLNLKPQLFINEVLNSVDDLLDEALLFYHQQASNLLRTEGSDRAQDLGKGVAYLHNMIQSVLDKHLGMWEKYCLRHCFSIPQGLSFPKDNTSAADIPSSHDPIVDLKLQEQLDSLRNRLVAVIKESAELNQELQVLERQTVSTDQFSKVVTEALESTSQSSLRDTFQDMMRTADELRCKIAKFKTRRMDETEHFKKMRLDHQKNNLSMVDRSTGLCSAKLEDLQHFLTDLKKM
- the LOC115734966 gene encoding tetraspanin-8-like, coding for MARISNTIVTILNVLSAVLALVAVGTSARLMVHSSTECQKSLQGPLLISGVVLLVISLIGLIGSCGRNNFFLYTYLTLLFLSILALIAFTVFAFLVTNESAGKAVSGQGFKEYRLGDYSHWMQDHLVNGEKWNEIRSCLVDSNLCGRLGEDVHQTEADFYKQKLSAIQSGCCKPPSYCGFEFKNATYWTVPKSGPAAPDTDCLAWSNHQETLCYDCKSCKGGFLANGKKEWRNLLICNVLLVVIYMVVYSIGCCASRNNREDRKYAKYKGYP